From a region of the Chiloscyllium punctatum isolate Juve2018m chromosome 1, sChiPun1.3, whole genome shotgun sequence genome:
- the tada2b gene encoding transcriptional adapter 2-beta, translated as MAELGKKYCVYCLADVTSLRLRCTECQDIEMCPECFSAGAEIGQHRRWHGYQLVDGGRFTLWGAEAEGGWTSREEQLLLDAIEQYGFGNWEDMAAHVGGRAPTEVMEHYVSMYIHGNLGRACIPDSIPNRVTDHTCPGGGPLSPSLTAPLPPLDITVVEQQQLGYMPLRDDYEIEYLQDAETLISGLAVNYDDEDVDIELKRAHVDMYVRKLRERQRRKNMARDYSLVPAFLGKERKDRPLKRKVTKEEKELRAKLRPICQFLSAKEFDDCFDNLHKERALRAKIRELQRYRRNGIAKTEESAEYEAARHKREKRKELRNSAAAKRGKDEAGKEAAAAAAAAAAAAAAGAAAAAAAAAAAELSSIEHLSGFDLLSEREKLLCGSLNLSPTRYLTVKTIIIKDYLQKRQGIPSKSRLPSYLDKVLKKRILNFLTESGWIAREAS; from the coding sequence ATGGCGGAGCTGGGTAAGAAGTACTGCGTCTACTGCCTGGCTGACGTGACGAGCCTGCGGCTCCGCTGCACCGAGTGCCAGGATATCGAAATGTGCCCCGAGTGCTTCTCGGCCGGCGCCGAGATCGGGCAGCACCGTCGCTGGCACGGCTACCAGCTGGTGGACGGCGGGCGGTTCACGCTGTGGGGAGCCGAGGCGGAGGGGGGCTGGACGAGCCGGGAGGAACAGCTGCTGCTCGATGCCATCGAGCAGTACGGCTTCGGCAACTGGGAGGACATGGCCGCGCATGTGGGCGGGCGCGCTCCGACGGAAGTGATGGAGCACTACGTCAGCATGTATATCCATGGCAACCTGGGCAGAGCGTGCATCCCGGATTCCATCCCGAACCGCGTGACTGACCACACGTGCCCGGGGGGCGGGCCCCTCTCGCCGAGTTTAACGGCTCCCCTGCCGCCGCTCGACATCACCGTGGTGGAGCAGCAGCAGCTCGGTTACATGCCGCTGAGGGACGACTACGAGATCGAGTACCTGCAGGACGCCGAGACCCTCATCAGCGGCCTGGCCGTCAACTACGACGACGAGGACGTGGACATCGAGCTGAAGCGGGCCCACGTCGACATGTACGTGCGCAAGCTGCGGGAGCGGCAGCGCCGCAAGAACATGGCCCGCGACTACAGCCTGGTGCCCGCCTTCCTGGGCAAGGAGCGCAAGGACCGGCCGCTCAAGCGCAAGGTGACCAAGGAGGAGAAGGAGCTGCGGGCCAAGCTGCGGCCCATCTGCCAGTTCCTGTCCGCCAAGGAGTTCGACGACTGCTTCGACAACCTGCACAAGGAGCGCGCGCTGCGGGCCAAGATCCGCGAGCTGCAGCGCTACCGCCGCAACGGCATCGCCAAGACCGAGGAGTCGGCCGAGTACGAGGCGGCCCGCCACAAGCGCGAGAAGCGCAAGGAACTGCGCAACAGCGCCGCCGCCAAGCGCGGCAAGGACGAGGCCGGCAAGGAGGCGGCGGCCGCCGCCGCCGCAGCGGCAGCTGCAGCAGCCGCCGGCGCCGCCGCCGCTGCCGCCGCCGCCGCGGCCGCCGAGCTCAGCTCCATCGAGCACCTGTCCGGCTTCGACCTGCTCTCCGAGCGGGAGAAACTGCTGTGCGGCTCCCTCAACCTGAGCCCCACACGGTACCTGACCGTCAAGACCATCATCATCAAGGACTACCTGCAGAAGAGGCAGGGCATCCCTTCCAAGAGCCGCCTGCCCAGCTACCTCGACAAAGTCTTAAAGAAGAGGATATTGAATTTCTTAACGGAGAGCGGTTGGATTGCTCGGGAAGCTTCTTGA